A DNA window from Schistocerca gregaria isolate iqSchGreg1 chromosome 2, iqSchGreg1.2, whole genome shotgun sequence contains the following coding sequences:
- the LOC126335058 gene encoding specificity protein transcription factor 3-like, with protein sequence MNFTPFGSPFTGSVPTATVHQVATAKLAHNVAAGGQVLGVFSGGDGAVHYLRPVDPNGFTLTTQGAINSQHPQAQQALITLPISIAGKPGEPGQPQQAVHIQVVNPNATLGANGAASNVGPKYISPLFSQGILTLCGQQQGGEIVQLQVQHPHIQVTPQPAQPQSESDASNNSSQAQVSLQQQQQQQTPQQEQQQQSQQQQQQQQQQQQQQQQQQQQQQQQQQQQQQQQQHHQQQQHQHQQPQQHPQEQQQHHHQQIQTHTIAVATDDKPEEHQQAFPVAVVAHLPQELILRDGIATMEIEKIQGEPGKETLQLAIVKSENDKDSQDDFNGNGAQHATVAAMPAAWQSIATPGSTVADYLSRIPASTLPLSLHHFLKFSAETIKREAAIESSPLSNPEIVEVANGAAVEEPSAPATNTKTKKKKKYKKKPPKPRRPRPGQVHIATALDGTTLFCCPECHMAYPEKELLEQHLVGHKIERRFICDICGAGLKRKEHLERHKLGHNPDRPFVCSVCLKGFKRKEHLNLHFVIHSGEKTELCPECGKGFYRKDHLRKHARSHLTKRVKEELNNQQQLLQQQQQQQQQHQQQQQQQQQQQQQQQAQPQQQQPLQQQQQQQQQQQQQQQQQQQQPQQIEQEHQQHQTDHEAQQVNAPAATMVATVVLPTAAETGAMLLQHHR encoded by the coding sequence ATGAACTTCACACCATTTGGAAGTCCGTTCACTGGATCAGTTCCTACAGCTACTGTTCATCAAGTTGCCACTGCAAAGCTTGCTCACAATGTTGCTGCTGGTGGCCAAGTTCTTGGTGTTTTTAGTGGTGGTGAtggtgcagtgcattatttgcgcCCTGTTGATCCAAATGGTTTTACGTTGACAACCCAAGGTGCCATAAACAGCCAGCATCCACAGGCGCAGCAAGCACTGATAACCCTACCTATCAGCATTGCCGGAAAGCCTGGTGAACCTGGACAGCCACAGCAAGCAGTTCACATTCAAGTAGTTAACCCCAACGCAACACTAGGTGCTAATGGTGCTGCTAGTAATGTGGGCCCCAAGTATATATCTCCTCTTTTCTCACAAGGGATTTTAACATTATGTGGTCAACAGCAAGGTGGTGAAATTGTTCAGTTGCAAGTGCAGCATCCTCACATTCAGGTAACACCACAACCGGCTCAGCCACAGAGTGAATCCGATGCCTCCAATAACAGCTCTCAAGCACAGGTTTcgttgcagcagcaacagcaacaacaaacacctcaacaggaacagcagcagcagtcgcagcaacagcagcagcagcagcaacaacaacaacagcagcagcagcagcaacaacaacaacaacaacaacagcagcagcagcagcagcagcagcagcagcatcaccaACAGCAGCAACATCAACATCAGCAGCCACAGCAGCATCCTCAAGAACAGCAACAGCATCATCATCAGCAGATCCAAACACACACAATTGCTGTTGCAACAGATGATAAGCCAGAGGAGCACCAGCAGGCCTTCCCAGTAGCCGTCGTAGCACATCTTCCACAAGAATTAATTTTGCGTGACGGTATAgccacaatggaaattgaaaagatACAGGGGGAACCAGGCAAGGAAACTTTGCAACTTGCTATTGTTAAGTCGGAAAATGATAAAGATTCTCAGGATGATTTTAATGGAAATGGGGCTCAGCATGCTACAGTTGCTGCCATGCCAGCTGCATGGCAGAGTATTGCAACCCCAGGTTCAACAGTTGCAGACTACTTGTCACGTATCCCAGCATCGACACTTCCACTAAGTTTGCACCACTTCTTGAAATTTTCTGCCGAAACGATAAAACGGGAAGCAGCCATCGAATCATCCCCCCTTTCAAACCCCGAGATTGTCGAAGTAGCGAACGGTGCAGCAGTTGAGGAGCCATCTGCCCCTGCAACaaacacaaaaacaaagaaaaagaagaagtataAGAAAAAACCTCCGAAACCCCGGCGGCCCAGGCCAGGTCAAGTGCACATTGCAACAGCGTTGGACGGCACCACATTATTTTGTTGCCCCGAGTGTCATATGGCATATCCCGAAAAAGAGCTGTTAGAACAGCATCTTGTCGGGCACAAGATAGAACGGAGGTTCATTTGCGATATTTGTGGTGCAGGTTTAAAACGGAAGGAACATTTGGAGAGGCACAAGTTGGGTCATAATCCAGATCGTCCATTTGTTTGTTCTGTTTGCCTTAAAGGCTTCAAACGTAAAGAGCATCTAAATCTTCATTTCGTTATACATTCAGGAGAAAAGACAGAACTTTGCCCAGAGTGTGGTAAAGGTTTCTACAGAAAAGATCACTTACGAAAACATGCACGCAGCCATCTTACAAAACGCGTGAAAGAGGAACTTAACAACCAACAGCAGCtgctacagcaacaacagcagcagcagcagcaacaccaacagcagcagcagcaacaacaacagcagcagcagcaacagcaggcacaaccacagcagcaacaaccattgcagcagcagcagcaacaacagcagcagcagcagcagcagcagcaacagcaacagcaacagcctcAGCAGATAGAACAGGAACACCAACAGCACCAAACAGACCATGAGGCTCAGCAAGTCAATGCCCCTGCTGCTACCATGGTTGCAACAGTGGTTTTACCAACTGCAGCAGAAACAGGTGCTATGCTGCTGCAGCATCACCGCTGA